The following are encoded together in the Drosophila biarmipes strain raj3 chromosome 3L, RU_DBia_V1.1, whole genome shotgun sequence genome:
- the LOC108028115 gene encoding uncharacterized protein LOC108028115 — MAIPFFEEEHASKSEPSGDQVDSPMAFSIDPGHDQVDFEGPPSAAEEVPQPAATSEPVSPPSAEEQLLAWKILALTMCKVLKQFYLQHKASGKSSKLKATVQIQPQAQ, encoded by the coding sequence ATGGCCATACCTTTCTTCGAGGAAGAGCACGCCTCCAAGTCCGAACCGAGTGGCGATCAAGTGGACAGTCCCATGGCCTTCTCCATAGATCCTGGGCACGATCAGGTGGACTTCGAAGGACCTCCGTCTGCCGCCGAGGAAGTCCCCCAGCCGGCAGCAACAAGTGAGCCAGTCTCGCCGCCGAGCGCCGAGGAGCAACTGCTGGCCTGGAAAATCCTGGCGCTCACCATGTgcaaggtcctgaagcagtTCTACCTTCAACACAAGGCTTCCGGAAAATCCAGCAAGCTAAAGGCCACCGTGCAAATCCAACCGCAGGCGcagtaa